The Dethiosulfovibrio peptidovorans DSM 11002 nucleotide sequence ACCATAACCATTCCGGAGGACAGCCCTCTTTTCGGAACTATGAAGGGACAGAACGAGTCCTTCGACGGTTCACTGAGCGTTCCTCTGTCGTCGGTGGAAGAGTCCGACTCGGACAGGCTGTTGCTGGAGTTCGAGCTGGGAGACGGTGTTATGGCCGTCGCCATGACACAGAAGAGCCTTCGCATCAAGGCGGTAAGGGTCGAGGAGGAGAAGTCGCTCTTCGCCGTCGGGTCTCCCGCTTTCATCGCTCTCGTAGGAGGGTGCTGCGCCGCCCTGTTGGCTCTGATCGCCTATATACTGTCCTGAGAGGACACGAGACATCTTTTTTTCGAGCACCTACGGACCTCTCGGAACAGCAGAATGGAGAGTCCTCCGGATATCACCTCGGAGATAGGTATCGCCATGAATACTCCCTTTAGTCCGGCTATGTGGGAGAGTATATATATCGCCGGGACCACCAGAACGATCCTCCTGAGCAGGTCCAGGAGGAAGGCGTCTCTTCCTCTGGACAGCGCCTGGTAGGATCCTGAAAGGACGACCTGAAATCCCCCCAGGGGCATCCCCAAGGCTACGTAGGGGGCCGCTGCGACCGCTATTTCAAGGGTCTCGCCGGAACAAAAAGGCGACAGGGTCGCAAGCGGGAAAGCCCATAGGGGAAGGGCTCCCGCCAGACATACGGCGGTGGCCCAGAGGGCCGATAGATCCATGGTCCGCAGTACCCGGCATTGGTCTCCCGAACCGGTGTTGTGGCTTATCAGGGGCATCATGCCCTGCACCAGTCCGTACAGAGGCATGGTCACGAAGGTGGATATCCTGTTCAATATCCCCATGGCCGCTAAGGCGGGGTCGCCTCCCATGGATAGTAGGACCCTGTTTAATACAACCGCCGTTATGCTGGCCGATCCCTGTCTGACGAAGGCCGAAGACCCTACCGATACTATGGAGCTCACCACCGATCTTCTCAGCTTCAGATCTCTCGGCCTTATATTGATCGAGCTTTTTCCTCCAAGGTATAAAGCCATCCACGACGCCGACCCTGCCTGAGCGATCACGGTGGCCCAGGCGGCACCTGAGACGCCGAGGTCGAAATATCTTATCAGTATGGGGTCAAGCACCAGGTTGGTGGCGGCCGATATGGCCAGGGTCTTCATGGCCATGACTGCCTCTCCCTCCGCTCTGGCTATGCCGTTGGCCATTATGGAGAAGGCGAGCATGGGGCTGCCAAGAAGGACTATGACGCCGTAGTCCTTTGCCAGGGGAAGGGTCAGTTCGCTGGCTCCCAGGAATGAAAGAGTGGGGGAGATGAAGGCGAGGGACAATGCTACGATAAAAGCGGAGCCGAGGGAGATCAGCATCGTCATGGTGCCGAGGATCTCCTCGGCTCCTTTTTCGTTCTCCGCTCCAAGTTCCGTGGCGATCAGGGACGATCCGCCTATTCCGATTCCCTGGGCCAGTGCTATTATGACGAGCTGCATGGGGAAGACCACCGCCAAGGCCGCGACCGCGTGGTGTCCCACCCATAGAGAGAGGAAAAAGGTGTCCGCCAGGTTGTAGGCGGTCTGTAGCACCAGCCCGGCTATCGACGGCAGCGACAACGACAGCAGCGCCTGCCCTATAGGGGCGTTGCCGAGAAGCTCCCTTTTTCGCTGGAATGTCAATCCGCCAGAGGGCGACCTCTCAGAGGGCCGTCCCCTTGGATATGTTTCACGTAATCCCAGAACGATCGGACCATGGCGTTGGTCCCTATGTGAAGTGTTGAGAAGTGACCCTTCATCCAGCATAGCTGGCGGTTAAGTGCCTGAAGGGGGGCGTCTCTGTCCTCGGCCAGACGCCATAGAGCGGCTATCAGCCCTGTGCGGTCCGCTCCGGCGTAACAGTGTATGAGTATCGGTTTGGGGGCGTTTCTCATGAACTCCAGTATGCGGTCTAGCTCCTGGACCGGGATCTTCCTTATCGCGGAAAGGTCGAAGTCGGCGTGGACTATGCCTTTGGACAGGGAGAATTCCTTTTCTCTGCGGTACCATCGTCTTCCCGCTTGAGGTCCTCTTAGGTTCACTATGCTCTTGATGCTGTGGGTCTCGACGTAGCGGGATAGCCGATCGAGGTTGAGCTGGGCCGATCGGTAAAGAACCCCCTTGGAGACGGTATGGAAATTGACCGCTCTGAGGTATAGTAGGGTAACGAAGGCTGTGAGCAACTCGTTCAATCTGGCTTTCTTCATCGACTCTCTCTGGCTCCTCTGATGGGATGGGTCTTACAGCACAATAATAACCTAGGATGCCGAAATAAGACAACTCGACTCGGCACGAAAATATGTCTCGGAGGTGACGATCCGCAATGAGAAGGGATCTGATGGTTCTTTATCTGTTTCTGTTGGTTTTTTCGTCGTCCGTAGCTTTCGGAGCGGATGACTTCACGGTTCGTAGCTTTACGCCTCGAGGGGAGGTCTCGGGAAAACCGGATATCAAGGTTGTCTTTTCCTCCCCCGTAGTTCCAGACACTTTACTTGGGAAGATACTGCCGGCGGACCAGGTTCCTCTCGACTTTTCACCGTCTCTGTCTGGCAGGGCCGTATGGGACGATCCCCAGACCTTGCTATTTACCCCGGATACCCCCCTCTCTCGGGCTACCTTCTACAGGGCCACGGTCGAGCCGGTCAGAGACCTGTCCGGGCGGTTGCTGGCCGGAACCCAGACCTTTTCCTTCAACACCCCTCCTCTCAGGCTCCTGTCGGCGAGACAGGTGTCCATAACGCCTTACGGGGAGATGTCAGTGGAGCTTCGGTTTTCAATGCCGGTGCCTCCCAAGAGGCTTCTCGGCTTTCTCTCCGGGAGGTCAGACGGTAAGTCCGTAAGGCTCCGTCCTCAGGGAGAGGTGCCCTCGGACAGGATAACCGTAGCGTCCGAAAGGATATCCGGTGACAGCCTTACTGTGGTGGTCGAGAAGGGGCTTACCTCCGACGAGGGGCCTCTCGGACTTGAGAAGACCGAAAAGGTCACCTTGAAACCCTCGTCGTTCGTAAAGATAACGGGAACCTATACCGAGACGGAGACGGTCGACAGAGGCAAGATAGTGATCTATACCTCCAGGCCGGTGGATCCCGGAGACGTAAAGGGATACGTCTCCGTCTCTCCCGAGAGGTCCTTCCGGGTGGAGTCGACCTACGGCGGTTTCGCCTTGGTAGGAGAGTTTCCCCCGAGAGAGAGGATAGTCCTGTCACTTAAAAAGGGCTTGGGAGGTGGGGACGGACTCGTGGCCGACGAGAGGCGGACCTTCATCATGCCCGACGTGCCCCGGTCGATCCGTTTTCCCGTCGCCGGGACATTTCTGACACCGTTTGACGATCCCAGGGTAGCCGTGGAGACGGTGAACGTCGACAGGTTGAGGCTTCGGGGATGGAAGCTCTACCCAAACAACGTGCCGGTCGCCATGGGGGTCCTGGACGGAGGGTCGGAGCTTTCCACTTCTCTGACGAGACGCCTGGAGGACTGGGAGCTCCCGATCGATAACAGGGTTAACGAGACTATACGAGGCGCGGTGGATCTGGAGGCCTATCTCGGTCAGTCCAGGGGGGTCTTCATGCTGGAGGCCTCCGACGAGGACTCCGGATGGACCAGGGCCAGACAGCTGGTTACACTGACGGATCTCGGCCTTTCCGCCAGGGTCTACGACGACGGCCTGATGGTATGGCTCGACAGGCTGTCCACGGGCAAACCGGTTGAGGGGGCGGAGATATCGGTATACTCCTCCAGCAACCAGCTTTTGGCGGAGGGAGTCACGGATGGAGACGGGATCTGGTCCGCCGTCCGCGACGGCGACTGGGATCCTCAGCTTCTCCCGTCGGTGGTGGTGGCCCGGCTTGACGAGGACCTGACCTTTCTGTCCCTGTCGGGCAACCTGTTCGCAGACAACGGTCTGGACGTGTCCGGCGCCCCCTGGAACGAGACCTACGAGGGACAATGTTTGCTGCCCCGTGGGATATTCCGTCCGGGCGAGTCGGTTCAGATTACCTCGGTGGTTAGAGGCCCCAGGATGTCCATACCGGGGCGTTTCCCTCTGATGTGGCGATTGGTCGATTCCCTGGGATACGAGATGTTCCGTGGCAGGGCCGAGCTGTCCTCCTCCGGAACCGCCACGGGTTCCTTCGATCTGCCAGACGCAGCTCCCTCGGGAAAGTACCGCTTCGAGCTGTTCGTGCCGGGCGATGAAGGATCTCCCCTCGCCGACGCTTCTTTCCTGGTGGAGGACTTCACCCCTCCCAAGATAGAGCTTGGGTTGAACGTTCCGGAGGGACCTCTTTCCTCCGGCGGAACCATGGACCTGTCCTTCCGGGCCGACTATCTCTTCGGAGCGCCAGCGGGCGGTCTTTCCTGGGAGGCGAAGGCCTTCTCCAGGGAATCGGTCTACCGTTCCGAGAGGTTCCCCGACTTCTCCTTCGGCGACGGCGAGATCTCCTACGAGGGCAGAGAGATCTACCTCGGAGGCGGCGATCTGGACGGTTCCGGAGAGGGGCGCCTTTCCTGGACCGTTCCGGACGACTGGAGAACCCCTCCCATGATAGATCTGGCTGTGAGCCTAAACGTTATGGAGGCAGGCGGCCGCTGGGTTACCCGGACGGAGGTCGTCCCATGCGCCTTGAACCCGATGCAGATAGGGGTTAGATTCCCCGAGGGCGACATTCTGCCTGACGAGCCGGTCCAGCTGAAAATAGCGGCCGTGACCCCTAAGGACGATCCGATCCGTTCCGGCGAGATATCCTGGACCCTTTTCTCCCTGGCGGATCGCCCGGTTCTCGTGCGGGACGACGGCAGGACCAGGATGAGATGGGAGGAGGAGAGGTCGGAGGTGGCCTCCGGGAAGGCCGAGTTAAAGGACGGTCTGGCCGATCTCACAGTGGTACCGGAAGGGGAAGGACGCTATCTGCTGACTTTCTCCGGAAAGGGAGGTTCCACCGGATCGGTCAGATTCGACGCCTGGACCCCATGGGGAGGGGCGTCCAGAAAGGCGGTGCTTCCCGGGAAGGTCGAGCTGACCTTGGATAAAGAGAGCTATAGCTTCGGAGACAAGGCCGTCCTCACCTACAGCGCTCCCTTCACCGGAACGGGGCTGTTTACCTTCGAGGCCGAGGGGATTATAGAGCGGAAGATCGTAGACGTGTCCGAGCCGGAGGGGCGGATCGAGTTCGTTCCGTCCTCCGAGGCATGGCCGAACGGCTGGTGCACCTTCCAGGTAGTGCGTCCCGTCTCCGATAAGGACGAATGGGGATCCCACAGGGCTCTCGGGGTCGTGCCGGTAAAGATGGACCTCGGCTACAGGGCCTCCGTGTCTCTGGACGTGCCGGAAAAGGCGGAACCGGGCGGGACCCTGAATCTGTCCGTCGAGGTAAGAGACGGCGAAGGGAAGCCCCTATCGGGAGATCTCTGGATAGCCCTGGTGGACAAGGGTATATTGGGGCTGACCGGCCACGAGACCCCCGATCCATGGGAGGCTTTCACCGCCAGAAGAGCTCTGGCGTCCAGGGCCTCGGACCTTTACGACGAGCTGATGCCCATAGAGTCGAGGGAGACTCCTCTGCTTCATCCCGCCGGAGGTGACGGCGCCGAGGCCAGGGCCGCCTTCGGGGTAAATCTGTCTCCCGTCAGGGCCAGGGGATTCAGGGTCCTCTCGATGGTGAAGATCATGGCCTCCGAGGGGGGGAAGACCGATCTGTCCTTCGACCTTCCGGAGTTCTCCGGCGGGGCCAGGGTCATGGCGGTATTCTCAGGCTCCTCGGTGGGGTCGGCCAATTCTGACCTGTCCATATCCCGCCCGATCACCGTCGATCCGACCGTTCCGGATGCATTGGCTCCGGGAGACCTTTTATTGGTGCCGGTGCAGATCATATCGACGGCGAAGGAGGACCTGAAGCTTCGCATGGAGATGAAAGCGGAGGGATCTTTGTCTTTGGAGGAAGCGTTCTCCGACGATCTGGTCCTTCCTGCTGGGGAGAGCTCGGTGATCTACCTGAAGGTTCGCGGTTCCGATCGGGCCGGAACTGGCTCTCTATCGGTACGGCTTCTCGGAGACGGAATGGACTTCTCCGTCCGGAGGGACACGGTGGTTCGACCTCCCATGCCCAGGATAACCATTTCCGGAAGCGAGGCCCTGGATAAGGGCGTTTTCGAGATGCCGGAGAAGGGCAGATGGTTCCCCGGAACCCTGAGGGCCTCTCTGTATCTCTCCGGTGCGCCTAACGCCGACCTGATGCCTCTGATCCAGTTTTTGGACCGCTATCCCTACGGGTGCCTGGAGCAGACCGTGTCGGCCCTGTGGCCGTCGGTGACCCTCGGGGACATGGCCGACAGGGTGGGACGGTCTATCTCCGTGCCGGACAGGATCGCTCGACTGCAGACTATGCAGCTCTACGACGGAAGTTTTTCCTACTGGCCGGAGGGCGATGTGGACCTGTGGGGAAGCCTCTATGCCGCCCATCTGCTGGCCTTGATGGCCGAGGACGAGGTACCCCTGTCGATGATGCAAAGGACCGAGGGATATCTACGGTCGGTTCTCTCCGAGAGCTCCGAGTCGGCCTTCGACCTCTCCCGAAAGGCCTATGCCGCCTATGTGATGTCCCTTTCCGGTCAGCCCCCTCTGGGGTGGATGGCCTGGCTCTCGGAGAGGATAGGAGAGATGGATTCGGCCGGAAGGTACCTTCTTGCAGGCGCCTACGGTCTGGCGGGAAAGAGGGACTTGGGACTCAAACTGCTAGGAGGGGCGGACCTGTCCGGTTCCGATCGTTACGGTTCCGCCGTCAGGGATATGGCACTTCGGCTTCTGGCCATGGAGGAGCTGGCACCCGGTTCGTCCGACGAGGCGTTTTTGGCCGCACAGCTCTCCAAGGCGGTAGAGGCCGGCGACCTCTCGACCCACGAGGCCGGTCTGGCGGTCCTCACCTTGGGCCGTTTTGCCCGGAAGAGCGACGTCAAGCCATTCTTCGCCGAGGTTACCGGTAGCGGCGACGCCTTCAAGATGGCCGCCGGAGACGAGCTGGCCCTTTCCTCCGATTCCTTCGTATCCTGGAGGGTGGATAACGCCGGACCGGGACGGCTGTTTTGCGGTTGGAGCCTTTCCGGCGTGCCTCTCGATCCGGTGGAGCCCTTCGACAGGGGGATTTCGGTACGTCGAATATTGAAGAACGCCGACGGAGAACCGATCGACGGGAACGAGCCCCTCTCGTTAGGAGACGAGGTGGTCCTTTCCATAGAGATAACTCCCACGGGAACGGTGAAGGACCTGGTCGTAGTGGACATGCTTCCCGGATGTCTGGAGGTGTGGAAGACACCCTCGGGGTTCATCTCCGGAGGTTCCGCTGTGAGGCGAGACGTGCGATTCGATCGGGTGCTGTTCTTCCCCTCGTCGGTGGAGAAGACCTTGAAGCTGGAATATCGTTGCCGCGTCACAGCCAGAGGGGATTTCCTGTGGCCTCCAGTCTACGCGGAGGGAATGTACGATTCCTCCATCAGGAGCGTGAGCGGCGGAGGCCGTCTCTTGGTCCGATAGGCCGTCATGAAAAGAAAATATCTGTTGTGCGCGATTCCGGGGCTGCCCTTAGCGGCGGCCCTGGCCGTTTGGATCGCCTCTTTCTCCGTAAGCCCGGTTACCGTTCGGGAGGTGGCCTCTCTGGATCGGTCTCCCCGGGTTGCCGATCGGGACGGAGAGGTTTTGTGGGTGGGACTCACCTCGGAGGACAAACTCTGTCTGCCACTCTCTCTGGACGAGATGGGGAGGTGGTTGCCGTTGGTCTTGATAGAGGTGGAGGACCGACGTTTTCGAAAACACCACGGAGTGGACTGGCTCGGTCTGGTTCGGGCCGCGGTCCAGAATGTCCGAAGCGGCGGCATCGTCTCGGGAGGTTCCACGATAACCAGCCAGCTGATAAGGATGGCAAGGCCCAGGGAAAGGACCTTTTCCGCCAAGGCCAGGGAGTTCCTCCAGGCCATCGACCTGGAGCGTAGGCTATCCAAGGACGGGATACTGGAGATGTATCTGAATCGGGCTCCTTTTGGAGGAGTCCTTCAAGGAGCCGGGGCCGCCTCTCTCGGATGGTGGGGAAAATCTCCGAAGGACCTCTCCCTGGCAGAGGCCGCCGTCTTGGTGGCCATGTTGAAGGGCCCCACCAGATACCGCCCCGACCTCCATCCCGAGAGGCTTCGAACCAGGAGAGACCGTATACTGAGGGATCTGGGCAAGAGAGGGGTCGTCTCGGAAGAGGCGGTTATTCTGGCCATGGAGGAACCCCTGCCCGGGAATATCTCCATTCCTGATCGGGATTTCCTGTTCGTGTCGAAGGTGTTGGAGGAGTCCCCCGAAGGGGGCCGGTCCACCCTGGATCGAAAGGTTCAGCTTCTCCTGGAGGAAGCTATATCATCGGCCTTGAGGGGGATGTCCAGGAAGGTGACCGCGGCGGCGGCCCTGGTCGACAACCGAGACGGTTCCGTCAGAGGCTACGTGGGGAACGGTCGGTTCGACCAGGACAGATCCTGGAGCTGGGTGGACTGTTGCGATTCTCCCCGTTCTCCCGGGTCCACCCTGAAGCCCTTCGTCTACGCCATGGCCTTTGAGGGGGGGCAGCTGTCTCCGTCGTCCTTGATGGCGGATACCCCTCTGTCCTTGTCCGGCAGGGCGCCCAGAAACTTCGATCTTCGCTATCGTGGCCCGGTCTCCGCCTCCGACGCCTTGGCGGACTCGCTGAACGTTCCGGCAGTGAGGGTCCTCAGGTCCGTCGGGGCGGAGCGTTTCCTCCATCGTCTCAGGACGTTGGGATTCTCCCTTTTGAGGGAGGACGGCGATCACTACGGCGACTCTTTGATTCTCGGAGGATGCGAGGTTACCTTGCTGGAACTTCTGAGGGCTTTCTCGACCCTGGCGACCTGTCGAAGCCGTCCTCTGTCCTTTCTGGAGGGGACGGGAGGGGCTCGATGGGAGGATTGTCCTTTTTCCGACGAGAGCTCCTTCCTAGTGGGGGAAATACTCCGGGATTCGGACAGACTCTCCCCTTATCTGAGATCCCTCCTGTCCGGTAAGGCGGAGATAGCCTTCAAGACCGGGACCTCCTACGGATTCAGGGATGCCTGGGCTGTAGCCTGGAACGAGAGTTGGACCCTCGCAGTGTGGTTCGGAGATCCCGAGGGCACGCCTCATCCCGAGCTGGTGGGCCTTTCCGCCTCTGTCCCGGTCGTCGTAGAGGTGATGTCCAGGTTGGGAGGGACCATGCCCCTCCCTCCAGCGGGGGTGTCCAGGCGGACCGTCTGTTCTCTCTCCGGGCTGCCTCTCAACTCGGCCTGTCCATCCGGAGAGGAGGCCTGGTATATCCCGGGTGTCTCGCCGGAAAGCCCCTGCGACATGCACCGCTGGACCGGCGGAAAATCGGTCACGGTTCTCCCTCCGGAGCTGGCGGCCTGGGGAAGGGCTAGGGAGACCTCCTTGACCATCGTCTCTCCTCTGGACGGGGCGGAGTATCTCATGCCCCCTCTGGGAGAGCCTCCGAGGATCCCCCTTTCCTGCGAGGGGGCGTCGGGAAAGGTCTCCTGGTTCGTCGACGGGCTTCACCTGGGAACGGTCCCGGAGGGAAGAAGACTTTTCTGGTCTATCTCGGAGGGGCGGCACAGGATATCGGCGGTGGACGAAAAGGGCAGGAGCGACAGGGCGGTCGTGAAGGTAACACCCTGGGGTAGATAGAGTATATCCTACGAAAATACTTGACTTTATTCTCTCCAAAGGGCATAATTTCAGAGGAGGTCAAGAGACCTACAGCATTGAGACGAAGGAGGTTCTAGATATGAAGTTCGGAGAACTGCTTCAGAGCGGGGACTGGAAGGGCGAGAAACACGTACCGGTGATCGAGGCTCCCGAAAAAGTTAAGGCGGGAGAGTCTTTCGACGTTGCCTTGAGCGTAGGCAAAGAGATAGCTCATCCCAACACGACGGAACATCACATCTGCTGGATAAAGCTTTCCTTCAAGCCCGAAGGGGATAAGTTTGGCTACGAGGTGGCCAAGGTCGATTTCGATGGTCACGGGGCCTCCGTGAAGGGAGCCAACGAGGGGCCGGTATTCACCGATCCCTACGGAGTGGTGAGGTTGAACCTGAAGACCTCGGGAACCCTCATAGCCACTTCCTACTGCAACATTCACGGTTTCTGGGAGTCCTCTCAGGATATCGTAGCGGAGTAAAACAAACCTTTGTCCATGAGAAAAGGAGGCCTCAGGCCTCCTTTTTTTCGTCCATATCGTTTCCGACCGAGGGAACAGGGGGCAGGTCGCTTCCGAAGGGAAGACGGGGCATGTCTTCCTTGCCTATGGCGAAGTCCTTGTCCCGTTCCATCTCGTCCAGTACCTCTCTGGCCTCGGCACTTCCGCCCTCCATGGCCATGGTAAGCCATGTCTTGGCGGCTTTAACGTCCCTGGAGACGGCGTTTCCCCTCTCGTAGAGGCATCCCAGATAGAACTGTGCGTCCCTGTAGCCTTCCTTGGCCGCTCTGGAGAACCAGTGGAAGGCCGAGCTCTCGTCGGGAGAGAGATAGGGACCTCCGTAGAGATACAGGACCGCCAGGTTGTACTGGGCCGGTACGTACCCCTGTTCAGCCGAGAGGGAGAACCATCTCAGAGCTGCCGGGTCGGACTGAGGAAGCCCCTCTCCGGTTATGTAGCGGATACCCAATTCGCACTGGGCCGGGGCGTATCCCCCCTGGGCCGCTCTCTCCATCCACATGATCGCCGACGATCTAAGCTCTTCGTCCTTTGAGTTCCAGAGGCACAGTCCCAGGTTGTACTGGGCCTGGAGGTTTCCCTGTTTCGCCGATTCACAGAACCAGCTCATGGCGGCGTTATGGCTCTTTACCAGCCCGTCCCCTTTCAGGTACATGGCTCCCAATGTGAACTGGGCCTTGTCGGATCCCTGCTCGGCGGCTTTTCTTATCCACTTCACCGCTTCCATCTTGTCCGGAGCCACCAGCTTCCCCTCGTCGTAGGCCAATCCCAGCCTCAACATGGCCCGCCTATCTCCTATGGATGCGGCCTGGTAAAGTCTGTAGAGGGCCGAGATCTCTCTGACAGGTCCTCCGTAATCTCCGGCGAAGAGACATCCCAGAGAGTAGGGGGCATCCCAGCTTCCGGCCTCTATAGCCTTTTCGAGCAGCTCTACCGCCCTTTCTCTGTTCCGTTCGACCCCTTTGCCCTTTTGATAGAGCAGGGCCAGATTGTAAAGGGCGTAGGGCTCCCCCTGTTTTGCGGCCTTGCCCAGCCAGGCCGCGGCGGCGGAGGGCACGAGAGCCACTCCGTCTCCCCGTTCGTATTGGACTCCCAGATTACACTGAGCTCCCGGATGACCCTGGAGAGCTGCCTTTCTGAACCATCTGGCCGCCTCTGCTGTGTCCCTGGGAACCGCCTCTCCCCGGGAGTAGAGCAGTCCCAGGTTGTACTGGGCCGATGGATAGCCTGCCTCTCCGGAGGCTATTAAATGTTCCATGGCCTCCTTTTCGTCTCTAGGAACTCCGGCTCCACGAAGATACATCAGCCCCAGGGCGCATTGTGACTCGGCGTTCCCTCGGTTCGAGGCTTTTCGGAACAGTTCCGCCGCCTTCGAGAGGTCTCTGGGAATTTCATCGCCCTCTCTGTACAGTGTTCCAAGGGAATACTGGGCCTCCGGGAGCCCCAGCTCGGCCGCTTTTTTCAGCCATAGGAGCGATTTTCCCAGGTCCTTAGGCAGAGAGGAGCCTTTCCTGTAGATAACAGACAGGTTGTACTGAGCCTCCGGTATACCCTGTTCCGCCGCCCTCCTGTACCACAGGGCCGACAAGGTTGGGTCCTTCTCGACCCCTATGCCCCTTTCGTAAAGGGTGGCGAGGGCGTACTGGGCCGGTCCGTGTCCCTGTCTAGCCGCCAGTCCAAACCAGTTCGCGGCTTCCTTGAAGGAACCTCCCTGTTGGCGACACAGCTGACCCAGGAGATACTGGGCCTCCGGGTTACCCCTGTCGGAAGCCATCTTGAGCCAGTCTTTGGCCTCCTCCTCTCTTCCGTTTCGGAGGAGGAACGCTCCGTAGGATAGCTGGGAATCGTCGTATCCCTCTTTAGCCGCTTTTTCGAGCCATTTATCCGCTTCTTCGACAAGTTTGGGATCGTCGCTTTTTCCAAGGAGGATACCCAGATCGTGCTGAGCGTAGATATGGCCTCCCTCTGCCGCCTTTCTCAGGAGCTCGACGGCCTTGCCCTCGTCTTTCTCGATTCCTCTGCCGAGGGAGAGAAGCCTACCGAGGTTATAGCATCCCGATATGTTTCCCTGTTCTGCTGCCATGGCGAACCACTTGGCTCCGTCTTCGTAGCGGGGCTCTCCCTCGTCGGGATTCATCGCCATCATCCCCAGGGCTATCTGGGCTGTCTGGTGTCCCTGGGAGGCCGCCTTCTCGAGCCAGTAGGTCGCCTTATAGCTGTCCTTGGGCGTTCCCTCTCCGTCTCGGAACATCAGACCGAGGTTGTATTGTCCGTCGGCCGATCCGCCCTTTGCAGCCTCTTTGTACCACTTCATGGCCTTGCCCTTGTCCTGGGAGACTCCGTTTCCCTGGTCGTAGAGGTATCCCAGAGTACACTGAGCCAGAGGATCCCCTTTTTCCGCCTCCGGGAGGAGGTGGGTATAGGCGTCCTTGTATCTTTTCTCCGAATAGGCCTTTACGGCCTGTCTCATGTCGGCTTTCGCCGGACCCGCGGAGAGGAGCATGGACAGAGAGAAGGAAAGGAGGATAGCTTGTTTTATCCTCTTAGAGGAAAGTCTCATATTCCGTCCCTCAGTCCATCGATGCCAGGTATTCTAGGAATTCCCTGATATCCTTCCCGCTCGTCCAGGGCACGTTGAAATTCTTGGCG carries:
- a CDS encoding MATE family efflux transporter; amino-acid sequence: MTFQRKRELLGNAPIGQALLSLSLPSIAGLVLQTAYNLADTFFLSLWVGHHAVAALAVVFPMQLVIIALAQGIGIGGSSLIATELGAENEKGAEEILGTMTMLISLGSAFIVALSLAFISPTLSFLGASELTLPLAKDYGVIVLLGSPMLAFSIMANGIARAEGEAVMAMKTLAISAATNLVLDPILIRYFDLGVSGAAWATVIAQAGSASWMALYLGGKSSINIRPRDLKLRRSVVSSIVSVGSSAFVRQGSASITAVVLNRVLLSMGGDPALAAMGILNRISTFVTMPLYGLVQGMMPLISHNTGSGDQCRVLRTMDLSALWATAVCLAGALPLWAFPLATLSPFCSGETLEIAVAAAPYVALGMPLGGFQVVLSGSYQALSRGRDAFLLDLLRRIVLVVPAIYILSHIAGLKGVFMAIPISEVISGGLSILLFREVRRCSKKRCLVSSQDSI
- a CDS encoding tyrosine-protein phosphatase; translation: MKKARLNELLTAFVTLLYLRAVNFHTVSKGVLYRSAQLNLDRLSRYVETHSIKSIVNLRGPQAGRRWYRREKEFSLSKGIVHADFDLSAIRKIPVQELDRILEFMRNAPKPILIHCYAGADRTGLIAALWRLAEDRDAPLQALNRQLCWMKGHFSTLHIGTNAMVRSFWDYVKHIQGDGPLRGRPLAD
- a CDS encoding Ig-like domain-containing alpha-2-macroglobulin family protein — translated: MRRDLMVLYLFLLVFSSSVAFGADDFTVRSFTPRGEVSGKPDIKVVFSSPVVPDTLLGKILPADQVPLDFSPSLSGRAVWDDPQTLLFTPDTPLSRATFYRATVEPVRDLSGRLLAGTQTFSFNTPPLRLLSARQVSITPYGEMSVELRFSMPVPPKRLLGFLSGRSDGKSVRLRPQGEVPSDRITVASERISGDSLTVVVEKGLTSDEGPLGLEKTEKVTLKPSSFVKITGTYTETETVDRGKIVIYTSRPVDPGDVKGYVSVSPERSFRVESTYGGFALVGEFPPRERIVLSLKKGLGGGDGLVADERRTFIMPDVPRSIRFPVAGTFLTPFDDPRVAVETVNVDRLRLRGWKLYPNNVPVAMGVLDGGSELSTSLTRRLEDWELPIDNRVNETIRGAVDLEAYLGQSRGVFMLEASDEDSGWTRARQLVTLTDLGLSARVYDDGLMVWLDRLSTGKPVEGAEISVYSSSNQLLAEGVTDGDGIWSAVRDGDWDPQLLPSVVVARLDEDLTFLSLSGNLFADNGLDVSGAPWNETYEGQCLLPRGIFRPGESVQITSVVRGPRMSIPGRFPLMWRLVDSLGYEMFRGRAELSSSGTATGSFDLPDAAPSGKYRFELFVPGDEGSPLADASFLVEDFTPPKIELGLNVPEGPLSSGGTMDLSFRADYLFGAPAGGLSWEAKAFSRESVYRSERFPDFSFGDGEISYEGREIYLGGGDLDGSGEGRLSWTVPDDWRTPPMIDLAVSLNVMEAGGRWVTRTEVVPCALNPMQIGVRFPEGDILPDEPVQLKIAAVTPKDDPIRSGEISWTLFSLADRPVLVRDDGRTRMRWEEERSEVASGKAELKDGLADLTVVPEGEGRYLLTFSGKGGSTGSVRFDAWTPWGGASRKAVLPGKVELTLDKESYSFGDKAVLTYSAPFTGTGLFTFEAEGIIERKIVDVSEPEGRIEFVPSSEAWPNGWCTFQVVRPVSDKDEWGSHRALGVVPVKMDLGYRASVSLDVPEKAEPGGTLNLSVEVRDGEGKPLSGDLWIALVDKGILGLTGHETPDPWEAFTARRALASRASDLYDELMPIESRETPLLHPAGGDGAEARAAFGVNLSPVRARGFRVLSMVKIMASEGGKTDLSFDLPEFSGGARVMAVFSGSSVGSANSDLSISRPITVDPTVPDALAPGDLLLVPVQIISTAKEDLKLRMEMKAEGSLSLEEAFSDDLVLPAGESSVIYLKVRGSDRAGTGSLSVRLLGDGMDFSVRRDTVVRPPMPRITISGSEALDKGVFEMPEKGRWFPGTLRASLYLSGAPNADLMPLIQFLDRYPYGCLEQTVSALWPSVTLGDMADRVGRSISVPDRIARLQTMQLYDGSFSYWPEGDVDLWGSLYAAHLLALMAEDEVPLSMMQRTEGYLRSVLSESSESAFDLSRKAYAAYVMSLSGQPPLGWMAWLSERIGEMDSAGRYLLAGAYGLAGKRDLGLKLLGGADLSGSDRYGSAVRDMALRLLAMEELAPGSSDEAFLAAQLSKAVEAGDLSTHEAGLAVLTLGRFARKSDVKPFFAEVTGSGDAFKMAAGDELALSSDSFVSWRVDNAGPGRLFCGWSLSGVPLDPVEPFDRGISVRRILKNADGEPIDGNEPLSLGDEVVLSIEITPTGTVKDLVVVDMLPGCLEVWKTPSGFISGGSAVRRDVRFDRVLFFPSSVEKTLKLEYRCRVTARGDFLWPPVYAEGMYDSSIRSVSGGGRLLVR